The window TCTCGACTTCATACTTATTGGCGCTCATTTTCCGGCGAATGTGCCGCGAGGTGATGTGAACGGACTGTGCCCCCAGCCGCGCCGCGCTTCGGGCAATATCCATGGCCGAGTTGGTGCCGCCAACAACAATCACGCGCTGCCCCTTCAGGTTGGTCCAACGCGAGCCGATGCCGGTGAGGAAGTCCACGCCGCCCACGACGTTGCGGGCATCGTCGCCCGGGATAAACAGTCGCGGGTTCCTCCACGCGCCAGTAGCCAGGAATACTGCCTCAAAACCCTGTTCTTTCAAATCTTCCAGATCGAAATCCTTGCCGAAGGTCATGTAGGTACGAACCTCCACGCCCAGTTCCAGGATTCCGCGAATCTCATATTCCACGACATTGCGCGGAAGTCGGAATTCGGGAATGGCATACCGCAGCATGCCCCCCAGGGCAGCATGGGATTCAAAAATGACAGGCTGATGCCCGAGACGGCGCAGAAAATACGCGCAGGAAAGGCCGGCCGGCCCGCCGCCGACAATGGCCACCTTGCGCCCGGTATCCGGGGCCACATGAATGGGCACCCGGCCGTTGTTCATTTCCCAATCCGCCACATAACGCTCCAAGGCGTTGATGGCCACGCCTTCGTCCACAATCTTGCGGCGGCAAATATCTTCGCAGGGGTGAGGGCAAATCCGCCCCACCACGAGCGGCAGGGGATTGCGGTTCTTGAGCGTAAGCAACGCGCCGTGCAAATCCCCGGACTTGACCTGTTGGATAAAGGTTCGCACGTCCAGTTGCACCGGGCATTTCTGCATGCAGGGAGCCAGGCAGTCCACGAGTTTGTTCACATGCAGCAGGCTGGCGGAAAAACTCGTGATGCGGATGGCCCCTGTGGGGCAGACCTCGGCGCATTTGCCGCAAGAACGGCACAAGGACTTGTTCACGATGGGCAGGTTGTGCTCTCCAAGACGGATCGCTCCAAAAGGACAGGCCCGAACGCAGGATCCCAGCCCGAGACACCCCAAACCGCAACTTTTTTCTCCGCCGTAGAGCATGGCCTCGGCCCGGCAATCCCGGACGCCCTCATAGGCAAACATGCGGTTGGCCCGATCCCCGCCGGAACAAATCAGCGCGGCAACCTGCGGCTCCCGATAGTCCACGGTTTTTCCCATGACCCGTGCAATGGCTTCGGCAATATCCATGCCGCCCGCCACGCACACCTCCGGAGGAGCTTCCCCGGCCACAACAGCCGCAGCAGCAGCAGAGCATCCAGGATATCCGCACCCGCCGCAATTGGCACCGGGCAGGCAGGCCTCCACCTTGGCAACCCGTGGATCTTCCTTGACTTGTAAGAATTTTGAGGCAGCGGCCAACAGTGCGGCAGCGCTGAAGCTCAATCCGAATACGATGGCGACAGAGGAAACAATCATAACGACTCCAGTGCGTTCATTGCATCAAGGATACATCCTGCAACGGCCTCAGCCGCCCATGCCCCGGAATGCAAAAAAAGTCAGAGACATGAAACCGGCCGTAATCAACGCTACAGGTATTCCCCGGAACACACGGGGAACGGGAGCGGTTTCCAGACGCTCGCGGATGGCCGCGATGATGACCAGTGCCAACAGAAATCCCGCGCCCGAGGCCAGGGAAAAAACAACCCCGCGCACAAAGGAAAACTCGTTGCGTTGCACCAGGATGGCCACACCAAGCACGGCGCAGTTGGTGGTGATCAACGGCAGATAGATTCCCAAGGACGCATAGAGCGGCGGAACGAATTTGCGCAAAACCATTTCCACCAACTGCACCAATGACGCGATGACCAAAATGAACACGATGGTTTGCAGATACTCCACCCCATGGGGGACCAACAGCAGGTGCTGGATGGGCCAGGTTAGGGCCGTGGCCATGGTCATGACGAAGACCACAGCCCCCCCCATGCCCAGCGCCACGCCCACATCCTTGGACGTCCCCATGAACGGACACGCGCCCAGGTATTGCACCAGAACAATATTGCTTATGAATACTGCGGAGATGACGAGCAGGAAATAATCCATGAGTATATTCTCCTTAACGCGGCTCAATGACCATTAACGGACGCCCGGCCAGTGCCGTCCCCGTTTGTCCCGTTTTCCGTATTCCCCCCGTTCAGAAGCGCCGAGGTGTGCTCGGTTCCCAGGGAGGAACAGGAGGCAATGGCTTCCAGGGCGCGGGGCGGCGGATCCTCATGCCGTCGGGCATACCAGCTGTTCAAAGCGTTCATTCCAGCCAGAATCAATCCCAGCCCGAGGAACGCGCCGGGAGCCTGCACCATGATGCTCAGCGGCTGGAAGGAGTCCCAGGTCGCCGACATGCCGAACAGCGTGCCGTTGCCCAGCAGCTCCCGAATGCCCCCCAGAAAGGTCAGGGAAAGGGTAAACCCCAGTCCCATGCCCAGGGCATCCGCCACGGAAAGGCCCACGGAATTCTTGGAGGCAAACGCTTCGGCCCGGCCCAGAATGATGCAGTTGACCACAATGAGCGGAACAAAGATGCCCAGCTTTTGGTACAGTGGATACACATAGGCCTGCATAAGCAGCTCCACTGTGACCACCAGGGTCGCGGCGATGAGGATGAAGCAGGCGATCCGCACCTTGGGCGGAATCACGCGCCGCAACAGCGACACGATCAGGTTGGACAACGTGAGTACGAAGATCACGGCCAGCCCCATGCCCAGACCGTTCTCCGCCGTGGATGTCACGGCCAGAGTGGGACAAAGCCCGAGCAACACCCGGAGCGGGGGCAATTCTTTCCATAATCCTTTGCTGAATTCTTTCCAAAGACGTTGCATATATTTTTCTCCTCATCCCGGACGGCATGCACAGCCTTGCCCGGTTGCCGCCTACTTCCAGACGTCGCCTATTTGCGCCTTGAGCTGCGGGTACAGGTTTGCGGCCTTGCGTACCGCGTCCACCATGCCCACCGAGGAATAGGTGGCCCCTGAAACCGCATCAATGTCACCTTCGTCACTCTTAAGCCGCAGCCCGTTCAGGGCGTGGTCGCGGAATTGGTCGCAAAATTCGGGGACAAATACTCGCGTCCCCACTCCAGGCGTTTCGGTCTGGGTGGTTACACCCACGGCGCGCACCGCATCGCTTTGCAGGTCAAAGGCCACCATCACACCGATGTCTCCGGAGTAGCCCGGAGCAAACGATTCATAGGCGAGGCAGCACAGATCCCCCCCGGAAAACCCCGGAAAAACGGTCAACTCCTGCCCATCCTCCAACACCAGCTTACGCCGGTCCTGAATGGGGTCGTTGTCCACTCCGTACATCACGCCGTGCAGGGCCGGTCCCTGCACATAGGTCAAAACCTGTTCTTCAATGGCCGGTCTGGTGATCCGCTTGAGCGTTGCCAGCCCATAGCCGGACACGGCACCGATGATGGATAGCACCAGGATCATTTTGGCTAGCTCACGCATGATTCCTCCTTACGGCTCCAAACGGCCGGGGGCGCACCCTGTCAAGCAACGGGGTCAGGAGATTGGCCAGCAGCACGGCAAAGGGCGCTCCATCCGGGTACACACCATACACTCGGATGATCATGACCATGACTCCGGCCAACGCCCCGAACAGGAGCATGGGCAGACGGCCGCACGGGGACGGCCCGTGTTCAGGAGCGAGAAAAAAGGCGCACAGCATCACGGAACCAGTGCTGAGGTGAAACAGCGGCGAGGCATATTGCCCGGGATCCAGCATCCAATAGATGCCTGCGGTGAGGGCCACGCCAACCAGGAACGCCAAAGGAATGAATACCTTGATAACTCCACGGGCCAACAACCAGATCCCGCCGAAAAGCAAGGCCGCCACCTGGGAAGCTCCAAGCGCCCCTACCTGCATGCCCCAAAACAAATCCGAAAGATCGAATTGCCAGAGACTTGAAACGCCAAAATGCATCAGCTGTCCCAGGGGTTCATTCATGGGTAAGGTGGCCAGGGCCATGTCCACATCCATAAACCGGGGCCAACAGACCAGACATACGGCCCAGGCAAGAGCCGGTGCGCTGAACGGATTGGATCCCAATCCTCCGAAGATGGCCTGCCCCAGCAGGATGGCGATACAACCGGCGGCAAAAGCCAACCACCAAGGCGCGCCGGGCGGCAATAAAAAGGCCGTAACCATGCCTACGAAAAACGCATTCCAATTCTCCAGGCTCGACCGTCCGCCGCGCAGCCGACAGACCAGAGCTTCGCAGGCCACGCTCGCGGCACAGCACATGCCAAGCACTTCAATGGTTCCCCAGCCAAAACGCCACACGGACAAGACGGTCGCGGGCAGCAGCGCCAAGACGCACTCCAGCGTAAGACTCCGGATCGTCCGGCCACGACGCCAGTGCGAGGGCGGTCCCACAGTCAGACGCATCGCAATATCCGCATGGGGTTTGACAATGGCGGCTTGTTTCATCATAGAGCTTCACCTTGCGTTGTTGTTATGCCTTGCGCGATCAGCGGGACCAGCCCAGGGGAAACGCCCCGGCTTCCTGCGAGAGCTGCTGTTTGGCAAACCGGATGTAATGCTGCATGGGCCGCAGAGCCGGACACCAATACGAACACAATCCGCATTCCATGCAGGAGTCCAATCCGCATTCCCGGGCACGTTCGAACATGCCGTATTCCGCATATCGGGCGATAAGGTTGGGTTGCAGGCGGGCAGGGCAATGCAGCACGCACTCGCCGCAGTTGATGCAGGGGCGGTCCTCCATGGGCGGATAGGCATCCTTGGGAACCACGTTCAGGGCATACACGCCCTTTTCCAGCCCATGATTCACGTCGAAAACAGTGTATCCCGTCAAGGGACCGGACAAAACGAGCCGGTCACCGGGATGGATTTCCACACCGGCAAAATCCAGAATATCCAGAATGGGCGTACCGAGCCGTGCACGATAGTTCACGTTGTCCAGCGTAAACACGGTCTCGTCGATAGCCCGGCCGGTTTCCACAACCCGGCCGATCTGCCACAATTTATGAACACTGAAGATAACGGCGTCAGCGGGATTTTCACGCCCCGTCACCGCCTTGAGCACTAATTGCGGCAGGCTGTTGGGGTACACGGGATTGATATGCTGCACAGCACACCCTTCCAGACGATATCCACCGCTTCCCGTGGCCAGGACACAACGCTTCGGCTCCACGGCCTTACGCACCAGAGCCAGTCCGCGTTGCACGGTTTCCCCGGCATCGCGCAACAGTTGTTCCGCCACGCTGACGCCGGGTTGGGGGTTCAACCCGTTGATCACCAACGTTTCTGCAGGATGAAACCGCTCCACGCTGATGCCGAGATCGCGCATGGCATCGTTCAGTTCCGCGCCGGGACAAAGGGAGCGTACATCCACAAACTCCGCCACTTCTTCGGACTTTCCCGGCTTGATGGTCAAATAGGCAAAATCCACTTTGCTGACCTTGCCCGACACCGGCGCACTGGCCACACCGCCCATGGGACGGGGATGAGCGGCCAATCTCTGCCCGCGCTGCACATTGCTGCCACGGCCCACGCGTACGTCGTAGCCGCAAATAAACAGACTCACTTCCTGGGGCGATGGAACATCCACCACGGAACCAGGAAAATCCGACCGAAGGGAAAACACGTTTTTGGGCATGAAATCGTCTCCGTCTGGTCACATGCCGGCGTGGCACTGGTCGCAGGCGTCTTCCCCTACGGGACCGCCCATACTCTCGTGACACCCCAGACATTGTTCATGGAACGCGTCCGTGCGCACGGGAATCCATTCCGGATCGGGACGTTCCGCAGGGGTTTCCACATCAGGATCCGAAGCGTGGCAGCGCAGACAGTGCGACCGATCCGAAAACGCCGCAAAATGGCCGCCACGGAACGAATCATCAAAAGCCTTGGGATGGCAGACGCCGCACGGAACGGGCTGTTCCGCCCCGGTATCGTCATGATGACACTCCACGCATTCCAGGCCGTAGTCCGCAACATGCCCGGCATGTGCGAACACCACACGCCCGCCGGTATTTTCCAGAAACACCCTGGCGGGCGGGTCGCTCTCCTCGGTGCGGACCAGGTATCCGGTCACGGAAGCCGCAAACAGCGCCCACGTAACGGCCAGCAGAATCAGCATATGTCTATTCAAGGAACGACCCTCTCTGCTTGAGGAATTGGAAGAATTTCAACAACAAACCTTCTCCGTATCGCAAGCCTTCAGAGCATGGAGCATGCCAATCCCCACGTCATTGCGCGAAACAACACGTCGCATCCACAGCAATTCTTCTGGATTTACTGAAAAAAGATTTCCGTTTTCGGACCAGCAACAATGGAAAAACAAGACGAAATAAACGCGCATTTTCCCGCAATAACCGGCATTGCGCGATAGGTTTTTCAATGTGCTGCACCGCGACGCCCCCTTTGGGGCTTGCCCGCTCCGCGCCCTTGACGGGGTGGTCCCCTTCGGGTAGCCGCAAGAAATCATGATCCACTCGTCTTCCGCCCCCCATGTACGCCGCTCTCTGGGAGTCCGGCTGCTCCTGCTGGCCCTTTGTGCGGCCCTGCTGGGCCTTTTCATGTTTCCGTCCCCTCCGGCTGCGGCATCTTCAGCATTGCCCCGCTCCCCCGAGGCAGTCTCTCCTCCCGTCGCCAAAAAAGGGCCGAAAAAAAGAGTATTGTTTCTGAATTCGTACCAAAACGGATACGCATGGTCCGACGCCATTCTGGACGGCGTGCGGGAACACTTTGCCCAAAGCGGACACATCGTGGATCTCCAGATCGAATACATGGACACCAAGCGCTACGCCCCCACGGAAGTAGAGGAGGCGCTCTACAATTATTACCGGACCAAATTTCAGGGTGACCATTTCGACGCCATCATCGCTTCAGACAATACAGCGCTACTCTTTCTGGCACGACACAAGGAGGAACTGTTCGGCGACACGCCGGTGGTTTTCTGCGGCATCAACTATTTCCGCTCTAAAATGGTCAAGGACCGGACAGCCTACACAGGCATCACGGAAAATCCGGACGTGGGCAGTACGTTGGAACTGGCCCGCCGGCTCAATCCTCAATTGCGCAACATCATGGTCATCAGCGACAGCTCGGTCACTTCACGGGCCATCACCAACCAGGTGCGCGAACAAGCGGAACGCTACGAAGGAAATCTGGAATTTGAATACTGGGACACCCACACCCTTGCCGAAACCCTGGCCCGTACGGAAACCCTGGGACCAGACACGGCGCTGTTTCTCACGCCGTTCTACAAGGGAGCGCACGGGGAGCTGTATTCCGTGGAGGAAGTGCTCGCCAGCATCCACGCCCATTCCAACGTCATGATCTTCAGCTCCTGGCGCTTTTTGCTCGGCTACGGCATCGTGGGCGGAAAGCTCCTGTCGGGACGCATCACAGGCGCAGCGGCAGCCAAGATGACCGGGCGCATCCTCAACGGAGAAAGCCCGGCAGACATCCCCGTAGAACATGACCTGCCCACGCCCTACGCCTTTGACTACAATGTTCTGAAACGATTCGATATCCCACTCAAGTCACTGCCGCCGAACAGTGAAATCATCAACGAGCCGGACGCTTTTTACCGCATTGAGCCAAAATTTTTCTGGACCATTCAAGGTTCCCTGGCCGTGCTTTCCGTCAGCCTGCTCATGCTGTTACTCAATGTTCTGCGTCTGCGCCGCGTGGAACGCGAAGTCAAAACCCAGCTCGCCTTTCAAGAGATTCTGCTCAACACCCTGCCACTGCTGATTTTCTGGAAGGACAAACGGCAACACTACCTCGGCGCCAACATGTCCTTTGCCCAATTCGCCAAGCTGGACAGCCCGCAGGACGTGCTCGGACAACACGATGAAGATCTGTTCGACAACCATCACTTGATCCGCCAGATCACGGAGGGGGACCGCAAAGTGCAGGAAACCGGCACGCCGCTACTGGGCCAGAGCCTGCGCGTCACCACCGACGAAGGGGAAACAGTCTGGCTGGACATCAATACGGTTCCCCTGCCCGATGAAAAGGGCAAGGTTATGGGCACGCTGAGCACGGCCGAAGACGTGACACGCAAAATCAACCTGGAGCGGCAATTGCTCCAATCCCAAAAAATGGAAGCCATCGGCACGCTTGCGGGTGGAATCGCGCACGATTTCAACAATATTCTGACCAGCATCATCAATTCCACGGAACTCGCCCTCTCGGATGTGGAAGAAGACTCCATGACCCACAAGGATCTCTCCCGCGTGCTCAAAGCTGCGGGCCGCGGCTCCAGGGTGGTCAAACAAATTCTTGCCTTCAGCCGCCCCTCGCAGGGGGGATTCCTCCTGGCGGACATTGCGGAAAGCCTGCACGAAGCCGTGGAATTGATGAAGGCCTCCCTGCCCCGGAATATCGCCATCCACACCCGCATCGAGGCCAAGGACACCCGCATATGGGCCGATCCGACCCAAATTCATCAAGTGGTCATGAACCTGTGCACCAATGCGTTCCAAGCCTTGCGGCCCAAGGGCGGCACCATCGAACTGGGACTGACCCGCGCCTACATCGAAGGCGAGCAGGCCGAATTGCTCAGCATTGCCCCCGGTCATTACCTCAAACTCTGGATCAGTGACGACGGGCCGGGCATTCCCGCCGAAATCGTAGACAAAATATTCGATCCTTTCTTCACCACCAAGGGAAAAACCGAAGGCACGGGCCTGGGGCTCGCTGTGGTCCACGGCATTGCCAAGGCACACCGAGGCGGCATCCGGGTCACGTCCGTACCCTGGCGGCAAACACGGTTTGAGTTGTTCCTGCCCTGCAACGGGGCCGAGGGCCAACTCTTTGCGACTCCGGGCGCAGGCGTACACCGAGGGGATGAGAGCATTCTTTTCGTGGAAGACGACCCGGATCAGCTGGACACCGTGCCTCGGCTTCTGGAACAATTGGGATACCGCGTTACGGCGCTGCGCTACCCCGATGAAGCCCTGGAAACCCTGCGACTCAACGTCGGAGGATTTGATCTGGTCATCACCGACTACGACATGCCCTCCACCAACGGCCTGCAACTGGCGGAGCAAGCCGTGGCCGTCAATCCATCCCTTCCGGTGATTCTCATTTCCGGTCGCAAGGATGCCCTGGGACAAGCGGAAAAATCCAACGCCGTACGCCGCGTGCTGCTCAAACCGTACAATCAGGCGTCGCTCTCCGAGACCATCCGGCGAACCATTGACCATGACGACGGCACATCCAACTCAAGCGGAGAAATGTAATCATGGCCAATATTCTGATCATCGACGACGACCACGATGTTTGCGAAACCATCGAAAGCCTGGGTACGCGGCTCGGCCACCACTGTGAAAGCGCCCACACCCTGGCCCAAGGCATGGAACGACTGGAGCAGGGCGGTGTGGATGTGGTTTTTCTGGATATCCGGCTGCCCGACGGCAATGGCCTGGAACATCTCACCACGGTCAAATCCATGCCCGATGATCCGGAAGTGATCATCCTAACGGGCAAGGGAGATGCGGACGGCGCAGAGCTGGCCATCCAAGGTGGCGTTTGGGATTATCTGCTCAAGCCTTCCCCGGTAAAGGAAATCACCCTCACCCTGGGCCGGGCCATCAAATACCGCGACGAAAAACGCAGCCGCAACAAACACGTGGCCCTGAATCTTGAAAACGTCGTGGGCAAGAGCCAGGCCATGCGCTCCTGTTTTGACCTCATGGCCCAGGCCAGCAAATCCGACTCCAATGTGCTCATTACCGGGGAAACCGGCACTGGCAAGGAACTGTTCGCCCGCACCATTCATGAAAACAGTGTCCGCCGTACCGGAGAATTCGTGGTGGTGGACTGCGCCTCGCTCACGGAGAACCTCGTGGAAAGCACGCTGTTCGGCCACAAAAAAGGAGCGTTCACCGGCGCGGACAGCAACAGGATCGGATTGGTCAAACTGGCGGACCAGGGGACGCTGTTTTTGGATGAAGTGGGCGAAATGCCTCTTTCCCTGCAAAAGGCATTTTTGCGTGTGCTTCAGGAGCGTCGCTTTCGTCCCGTGGGCGAGGCCCGCGAGGTGCAAAGCAATTTCCGACTCATCTCAGCCACCAACCGAAGCCTCGAACAGCTGGTGGAACAAAAACGGTTTCGCAGCGACATCCTGTTCCGGCTCAAAACCATTCAAATCCGCCTGCCCTCGCTACGGGAACGCCGGGAAGACATCCGCCCGCTGGCCCTGCATTTCGTGGAACAACTCTGCGCCCGTTACGATACAGGTATCAAAGGTTTTGGCTCGGAATTTTTCAGTACCCTGGAAGCATATGACTGGCCCGGCAACGTGCGCGAACTCGCCAATGTGTTGGAGCGGGCCTTTGTTTCCGCCGGTGCCGAGCACACCCTCTACGCCATGCATCTGCCCCAGGAGCTGCGCATCCAAGTGGCCAAGGCGCAAATCGTGGAACGCAAGCATGCCGCCAGCCCACCGACCGAAGAACCCGTGTCCGTTGAATCTTCCCAGAGAACGGAACGAGTGTCCCGCACCGGGTTCCCTGCTGGGGAGACGGGTGAATCCATTATCCGCAGAGCCATTCCAGAAGGACCGGACCTGCCGTCCCTCAAGGAATTCAAAGTGCTGGCCGAAAAACAATACCTCATGGCCCTGATGGACCGCTACGAGAAGGACATCAAGACCATTCTGGAACTTTCAGGCTTGTCCCGGTCCCACTTTTACGCCCTGCTCAAAAAACACGACATCCGGGGCTGACCCTCGAAGCCTTCAATGAAACGGGCCGGAACGTTCGTCGCGCTCCGGCCCGTCAGCATATTCAAGACAACCTTCCATCAATATCGCGACAGCCCGTCATCGTCATACGGCAGTTCCGAGGGCTTTCGTCCATATCGGTTTCCATCTCCCTCTTGAAGCGGAGCCGGGAAACCCCCATCACGTTCAGCCGATTCAAAGCATTGCTCCCCCATGGTCTCAGCTGTTCCCTCGCTTGAGGATCCATCCTGCAAACGGAAGCGTTCCAGGCTTTGCCGCAACTGCATACTCTGGCTGGAGAGCTGTTCGGAGGCAGACGCGGTTTCTTCGGCATTGGCCGTATTGGTCTGGGTCACGTTGTCGATCTGAGCCAAGGCCTCACTGATTTGTCCAATTCCTTCGGCCTGCTCGTTGGATGCGGTCGCAATATTCTGCACCAGATCCGTCACCGAGCCAGAGCCATCCACGATACGTTCCAATGATTCCGATGTGAGTTGGGCCAGCTGTACGCCATTTCCGACCTTGGAAATGGTGTCCTCGATGAGACCGGACGTTTCCTCGGCGGCCTTGGCGCTGCGGGAGGCCAGATTCCGCACCTCCTCGGCCACAACGGCAAACCCCTTGCCATGCTTGCCCGCTCGGGCGGCTTCCACTGCGGCATTCAAGGCGAGCAGATTGGTCTGGAACGCGATTTCATCGATCACTTTGATGATTCGGGCGATATTTTCCCCGGCCACGCGAATACCTTCCATGGCTTGCAGCATCCGCTCCATGTCCTTGGCTCCCTCGGCAGCCTGTTGCTGCTGTTGCCGGGCGATTTCGCTGGCCTTGGACGCATTGTCCGCATTGGTCCGGGTCTGTGAGCCAAGCTGCGTCATGGTGCTGGTGATTTGTTCTAAGGAAGCGGCCTGCTGCGTGGCTCCCTGGGAAAGCGACTGACTGGAGTCCGAAACTTCGGACGCCCCCGCCGCGATCTGCACTCCGGCCTCACGCACCTCGCTGAGCAACATCCGCAAATTCTGTGTCATCTCACGCAAGGCTTCACCCAGAGAATCCTCCTCTGAACAAAGCTGCACCTCCCCGGTAAGATCCCGCCGTGCAATCCGCTGTGCCAACTCTGCCTTGGCCCGAAGCGACTGGGCCATGGCGTTGAAGGCCCGTTGCAGCACGGCGGGTTCGTCGCGGCCCTCGGCCTTGAGGGATACATCCAAATACCCGGAAGCGATGCGCTGTGCCACGGACGTGGCTTCGGCCACGGGATTCACAATGCTTGAAATGACCATCCAGAACAGGGGCAAAAGAAACAAGACCAGCAAAACGGCCACACTTCCCAATACCCAAAACAGCAGGTCATTGGCCTGTCCCGTGATCTCCGACTCGATCCGGGCTTTTTCCGCATCAATATTATCAATATAGACGCCCGTACCGATCCAGACATCCGTACCGGGAATCATTTCCGCATACGAAAGTTTGGGGACGTCGCCGGCACCGGGTTTCGGCCAGATATATTGAACAAATCCACCGCCATCCTTGGCTTTACGGTTCAATTCCACCACAAGCTGGACACCATTTTTATCTTTGAGATGCCCCAAATCCTGCCCCTGAAGATCCTTGCTGGTAGGCAATGCGACATTGACGGTTCCACGGTAGATGAAATAGTATCCTGAGTCGTCATCCTCAAACCGGATATCGTCCACTACGCGCCGCATGAAACGAACCCGTTCAGCCTCGTCCGGAATGTCCCGAAGGAGTTCCCCCAGAGCCACTGCCATGCTATGTGTTCCGACCTGGAGCTTGGTCCGCTGGCCCTCAAGCATGGCTTCATCAGCCGCGACAACTCCCATGGCAGTCAACTTACCGGCATTGGCGTGAAAGCTGAGCACCACGCCTGCCAAGAACAAAACCACCAGCCCCAGTAAAAATAATAATCGAGCTCGAATGCTGAATCGACGTAACATGATAGCCCCTCCTGTTCGTTCTCTTCGTCGGCTGGCGTACTCTTGCATTGAACATGCCGAACACGCATTGCAGCGGCTTTTTTTCTTTGACTCATACCACGCCGCTGAAATCATGAAAAGGGAACCGCACAACCGCACTCCCTGCGTATACGCCTGACACCGGATTGCAGTCCGAAAAATAAGACACACGCCGCTGACATGCATTTGTCCCATTTTGGAACAATGCCGACAGCGCCCCGGTATCACAGGCTTTACAATAATATCCCGACAGCACCCCGAAAGGAGTTGTCCTTTTTTTCAGACAGTCATCCCCCTCCCCAATTCCCCCAAGCAGGCGGCGGGATGGCGTAACAGCTTAAATTAAAAAGGAGTTATGTAAAAAAGATCCCTTTGGCACATTTCTTGTTAACTGGTAATCGCCATTACCGGTCGGGCATAGCCCGGCGGAAAGCGGAAACAATGGAAAGGAGATTTGAATGTCCAAGAAAATGAAAACAATGGATGGCAACACTGCCGCAGCGCATGTGGCCTACGCCATGAGCGAAGTGGCTGCCATCTACCCCATCACCCCGTCCTCGACCATGGGTGAAATCGCTGACGAATGGGCCGCCCAAGGCCGGAAAAACATCTTCGGACAGAAAGTCATGGTCCGCCAGATGCAGTCCGAAGCCGGCGCGGCTGGCGCAGTGCACGGTTCTCTGTCCGCAGGGGCGCTGACCAGCACTTTCACGGCCTCCCAGGGTCTGCTCCTGATGATTCCCAACATGTATAAGATTTCCGGCGAGCTGCTGCCCGGCGTGTTCCACGTCACGGCCCGCGCCATTGCCGGCCATGCCCTGTCCATCTTCGGCGACCACCAGGACGTCATGGCCGCCCGCCAGACAGGCTTCGGCCTGCTCGCTTCCGGCTCTGTCCA of the Paucidesulfovibrio gracilis DSM 16080 genome contains:
- the rnfG gene encoding RnfABCDGE type electron transport complex subunit G — translated: MRELAKMILVLSIIGAVSGYGLATLKRITRPAIEEQVLTYVQGPALHGVMYGVDNDPIQDRRKLVLEDGQELTVFPGFSGGDLCCLAYESFAPGYSGDIGVMVAFDLQSDAVRAVGVTTQTETPGVGTRVFVPEFCDQFRDHALNGLRLKSDEGDIDAVSGATYSSVGMVDAVRKAANLYPQLKAQIGDVWK
- a CDS encoding RnfABCDGE type electron transport complex subunit B, giving the protein MIVSSVAIVFGLSFSAAALLAAASKFLQVKEDPRVAKVEACLPGANCGGCGYPGCSAAAAAVVAGEAPPEVCVAGGMDIAEAIARVMGKTVDYREPQVAALICSGGDRANRMFAYEGVRDCRAEAMLYGGEKSCGLGCLGLGSCVRACPFGAIRLGEHNLPIVNKSLCRSCGKCAEVCPTGAIRITSFSASLLHVNKLVDCLAPCMQKCPVQLDVRTFIQQVKSGDLHGALLTLKNRNPLPLVVGRICPHPCEDICRRKIVDEGVAINALERYVADWEMNNGRVPIHVAPDTGRKVAIVGGGPAGLSCAYFLRRLGHQPVIFESHAALGGMLRYAIPEFRLPRNVVEYEIRGILELGVEVRTYMTFGKDFDLEDLKEQGFEAVFLATGAWRNPRLFIPGDDARNVVGGVDFLTGIGSRWTNLKGQRVIVVGGTNSAMDIARSAARLGAQSVHITSRHIRRKMSANKYEVEKARDVGAQLLEQIIPASFDVEESGRAVALHLLRAEYPDSKKASGTPQPIAGSEHRLEGDLFIVATDRVPDLTPYVDKRGIGPFKMTKQGTMVGDDATMQTNMSHVFVGGELRRGRSIVMEAVSDGRRAARSIHHYVTSGEVPVPVMPQERVVPESLLKGMRVRWHIPKVQPSEVPVRARLERFALEVRRGIGEREAVKEASRCLRCGFTCYDAEAGSEFAEDRDVTLFDQGAEERVAMEAKS
- a CDS encoding RnfABCDGE type electron transport complex subunit D, producing MMKQAAIVKPHADIAMRLTVGPPSHWRRGRTIRSLTLECVLALLPATVLSVWRFGWGTIEVLGMCCAASVACEALVCRLRGGRSSLENWNAFFVGMVTAFLLPPGAPWWLAFAAGCIAILLGQAIFGGLGSNPFSAPALAWAVCLVCWPRFMDVDMALATLPMNEPLGQLMHFGVSSLWQFDLSDLFWGMQVGALGASQVAALLFGGIWLLARGVIKVFIPLAFLVGVALTAGIYWMLDPGQYASPLFHLSTGSVMLCAFFLAPEHGPSPCGRLPMLLFGALAGVMVMIIRVYGVYPDGAPFAVLLANLLTPLLDRVRPRPFGAVRRNHA
- a CDS encoding 4Fe-4S dicluster domain-containing protein translates to MPKNVFSLRSDFPGSVVDVPSPQEVSLFICGYDVRVGRGSNVQRGQRLAAHPRPMGGVASAPVSGKVSKVDFAYLTIKPGKSEEVAEFVDVRSLCPGAELNDAMRDLGISVERFHPAETLVINGLNPQPGVSVAEQLLRDAGETVQRGLALVRKAVEPKRCVLATGSGGYRLEGCAVQHINPVYPNSLPQLVLKAVTGRENPADAVIFSVHKLWQIGRVVETGRAIDETVFTLDNVNYRARLGTPILDILDFAGVEIHPGDRLVLSGPLTGYTVFDVNHGLEKGVYALNVVPKDAYPPMEDRPCINCGECVLHCPARLQPNLIARYAEYGMFERARECGLDSCMECGLCSYWCPALRPMQHYIRFAKQQLSQEAGAFPLGWSR
- the rsxE gene encoding electron transport complex subunit RsxE, translating into MQRLWKEFSKGLWKELPPLRVLLGLCPTLAVTSTAENGLGMGLAVIFVLTLSNLIVSLLRRVIPPKVRIACFILIAATLVVTVELLMQAYVYPLYQKLGIFVPLIVVNCIILGRAEAFASKNSVGLSVADALGMGLGFTLSLTFLGGIRELLGNGTLFGMSATWDSFQPLSIMVQAPGAFLGLGLILAGMNALNSWYARRHEDPPPRALEAIASCSSLGTEHTSALLNGGNTENGTNGDGTGRASVNGH
- a CDS encoding electron transport complex protein RnfA — translated: MDYFLLVISAVFISNIVLVQYLGACPFMGTSKDVGVALGMGGAVVFVMTMATALTWPIQHLLLVPHGVEYLQTIVFILVIASLVQLVEMVLRKFVPPLYASLGIYLPLITTNCAVLGVAILVQRNEFSFVRGVVFSLASGAGFLLALVIIAAIRERLETAPVPRVFRGIPVALITAGFMSLTFFAFRGMGG